In Gallus gallus isolate bGalGal1 chromosome Z, bGalGal1.mat.broiler.GRCg7b, whole genome shotgun sequence, one DNA window encodes the following:
- the POC5 gene encoding centrosomal protein POC5 isoform X2, which produces MCSKEKADVIRRGEKHKSSFAKRLSSGQFCFFRYSGLLSVKECTEVRMEQLCPVSEETSSQESTHVAREIDEAIVTELTVPDEKVSQIENILDLWSGSLKTNVLSELRKWKLSFIEHHKHQMRQEKEKHAEHVKQLNNEMENLKELLRTYEISIGRKDEVITNMTEALERKKEKIELMRKFTLWRIQQIKAKQEEYANRIADKQFQTALKKKVWTAWRSLSEERWKEKVAKACQLRAEDVCVQLTNDYEAKIAELTATLEQTKAEILRLHSEKEQYEDTMKKAFMRGVCALNLEAMTMFQGKDNRMDPDAGSRREDNGAIIAGRLPPSQYSPPSPPPAPATTLQMEDLFSTHLGHASTSQTRLDSDSPVIIPGTASGSGLASTQKLPMAKVITSAQQKAGRTITARITGRSDMGQKHRICGSVAVMGVAPPMSSVIVEKHHPITQQTISQATAAKYPRTVFLASGSTTVRPAGQVGRMLQSQTHTSVQSIKVVD; this is translated from the exons ATGTGCAGTAAAGAAAAGGCA GATGTcatcagaagaggagaaaagcacaAGTCCAGTTTTGCCAAAAGACTCAGTTCGGGGcagttctgtttcttcagaTATTCAG GTTTATTGTCAGTGAAGGAGTGTACTGAGGTCAGGATGGAGCAACTTTGCCCTGTTTCAGAAGAGACTTCCTCACAAGAGTCCACACACGTTGCAAGAGAAATTGATGAAGCCATAGTAACTGAATTAACTGTGCCTGATGAAAAAGTTTCTCAAATAGAAAATATACTTGATCTCTGGAGTGGAAGTCTTAAG ACAAATGTTTTGAGTGaattaagaaaatggaaattaagtTTTATCGAACATCACAAGCATCAAATGagacaggaaaaagagaaacatgctGAACATGTGAAACAATTGAACAATGAGATGGAAAACCTGAAAGAGTTGCTACGTACTTATGAGATCTCTATTGGCAGAAAAGATGAG GTTATTACTAACATGACAGAAGCAttagagaggaagaaagagaaaatagagtTAATGAGAAAGTTTACACTGTGGCGGATTCAGCAAATTAAAGCTAAACAAGAG GAGTATGCAAACAGAATTGCAGATAAACAGTTCCAGACAGCTTTGAAGAAGAAAGTATGGACAGCGTGGCGCTCTCTTAGtgaagaaagatggaaagaaaaagtagctAAAGCCTGTCAGTTAAGGGCAGAAGATGTCTGTGTTCAGCTTACCAATGATTATGAAGCCAAAATTGCAGAG CTAACTGCTACTTTGGAACAAACAAAAGCTGAGATTCTGCGTCTGCACAGTGAAAAAGAGCAGTATGAAGACACTATGAAGAAAGCATTTATGCGTGGTGTTTGTGCTTTGAATCTGGAAGCAATGACCATGTTTCAAGGCAAGGACAATAGGATGGATCCCG ATGCAGGAAGTAGGAGAGAAGATAATGGTGCCATTATAGCAGGAAGGCTACCTCCTTCACAGTACAGTCCCCCTTCACCACCCCCTGCGCCAGCGACTACTCTTCAGATGGAAGACTTG TTTTCTACCCACCTGGGTCATGCAAGCACTTCTCAGACCAGGCTAGATTCTGATTCTCCAGTAATCAtccctggcacagcttcagGATCTGGACTGGCATCAACTCAAAAATTG CCCATGGCAAAAGTAATAACATCTGCTCAACAGAAAGCAGGGAGAACAATCACTGCTCGAATCACAGGCAGATCTGACATGGgacaaaaacacagaatttgTGGTAGTGTAGCAGTGATGGGAGTTGCTCCACCCATGAGTTCGGTCATTGTTGAAAAACATCATCCGATTACTCAG CAAACCATATCCCAAGCCACAGCTGCTAAATATCCTCGAACTGTGTTCCTTGCTTCGGGTTCTACAACTGTGAGACCTGCAGGACAAGTTGGGCGAATGCTTCAGAGCCAAACTCATACCAGTGTTCAGTCAATAAAAGTTGTTGACTGA
- the POC5 gene encoding centrosomal protein POC5 isoform X1 gives MSSEEEKSTSPVLPKDSVRGSSVSSDIQDEYEELLRYVIVTPKFELCVPKQSEPSSELRGRGRFSSVTDDTIYNKTPGLLSVKECTEVRMEQLCPVSEETSSQESTHVAREIDEAIVTELTVPDEKVSQIENILDLWSGSLKTNVLSELRKWKLSFIEHHKHQMRQEKEKHAEHVKQLNNEMENLKELLRTYEISIGRKDEVITNMTEALERKKEKIELMRKFTLWRIQQIKAKQEEYANRIADKQFQTALKKKVWTAWRSLSEERWKEKVAKACQLRAEDVCVQLTNDYEAKIAELTATLEQTKAEILRLHSEKEQYEDTMKKAFMRGVCALNLEAMTMFQGKDNRMDPDAGSRREDNGAIIAGRLPPSQYSPPSPPPAPATTLQMEDLFSTHLGHASTSQTRLDSDSPVIIPGTASGSGLASTQKLPMAKVITSAQQKAGRTITARITGRSDMGQKHRICGSVAVMGVAPPMSSVIVEKHHPITQQTISQATAAKYPRTVFLASGSTTVRPAGQVGRMLQSQTHTSVQSIKVVD, from the exons ATGTcatcagaagaggagaaaagcacaAGTCCAGTTTTGCCAAAAGACTCAGTTCGGGGcagttctgtttcttcagaTATTCAG GATGAGTATGAAGAACTGCTTCGTTATGTTATAGTGACTCCAAAGTTTGAACTGTGCGTCCCAAAGCAGTCAGAACCTTCCTCAGAACTGAGAGGCAGGGGCAGATTTTCAAGTGTAACAGATGACACCATTTACAATAAAACCCCAG GTTTATTGTCAGTGAAGGAGTGTACTGAGGTCAGGATGGAGCAACTTTGCCCTGTTTCAGAAGAGACTTCCTCACAAGAGTCCACACACGTTGCAAGAGAAATTGATGAAGCCATAGTAACTGAATTAACTGTGCCTGATGAAAAAGTTTCTCAAATAGAAAATATACTTGATCTCTGGAGTGGAAGTCTTAAG ACAAATGTTTTGAGTGaattaagaaaatggaaattaagtTTTATCGAACATCACAAGCATCAAATGagacaggaaaaagagaaacatgctGAACATGTGAAACAATTGAACAATGAGATGGAAAACCTGAAAGAGTTGCTACGTACTTATGAGATCTCTATTGGCAGAAAAGATGAG GTTATTACTAACATGACAGAAGCAttagagaggaagaaagagaaaatagagtTAATGAGAAAGTTTACACTGTGGCGGATTCAGCAAATTAAAGCTAAACAAGAG GAGTATGCAAACAGAATTGCAGATAAACAGTTCCAGACAGCTTTGAAGAAGAAAGTATGGACAGCGTGGCGCTCTCTTAGtgaagaaagatggaaagaaaaagtagctAAAGCCTGTCAGTTAAGGGCAGAAGATGTCTGTGTTCAGCTTACCAATGATTATGAAGCCAAAATTGCAGAG CTAACTGCTACTTTGGAACAAACAAAAGCTGAGATTCTGCGTCTGCACAGTGAAAAAGAGCAGTATGAAGACACTATGAAGAAAGCATTTATGCGTGGTGTTTGTGCTTTGAATCTGGAAGCAATGACCATGTTTCAAGGCAAGGACAATAGGATGGATCCCG ATGCAGGAAGTAGGAGAGAAGATAATGGTGCCATTATAGCAGGAAGGCTACCTCCTTCACAGTACAGTCCCCCTTCACCACCCCCTGCGCCAGCGACTACTCTTCAGATGGAAGACTTG TTTTCTACCCACCTGGGTCATGCAAGCACTTCTCAGACCAGGCTAGATTCTGATTCTCCAGTAATCAtccctggcacagcttcagGATCTGGACTGGCATCAACTCAAAAATTG CCCATGGCAAAAGTAATAACATCTGCTCAACAGAAAGCAGGGAGAACAATCACTGCTCGAATCACAGGCAGATCTGACATGGgacaaaaacacagaatttgTGGTAGTGTAGCAGTGATGGGAGTTGCTCCACCCATGAGTTCGGTCATTGTTGAAAAACATCATCCGATTACTCAG CAAACCATATCCCAAGCCACAGCTGCTAAATATCCTCGAACTGTGTTCCTTGCTTCGGGTTCTACAACTGTGAGACCTGCAGGACAAGTTGGGCGAATGCTTCAGAGCCAAACTCATACCAGTGTTCAGTCAATAAAAGTTGTTGACTGA
- the POC5 gene encoding centrosomal protein POC5 isoform X3 — protein MEQLCPVSEETSSQESTHVAREIDEAIVTELTVPDEKVSQIENILDLWSGSLKTNVLSELRKWKLSFIEHHKHQMRQEKEKHAEHVKQLNNEMENLKELLRTYEISIGRKDEVITNMTEALERKKEKIELMRKFTLWRIQQIKAKQEEYANRIADKQFQTALKKKVWTAWRSLSEERWKEKVAKACQLRAEDVCVQLTNDYEAKIAELTATLEQTKAEILRLHSEKEQYEDTMKKAFMRGVCALNLEAMTMFQGKDNRMDPDAGSRREDNGAIIAGRLPPSQYSPPSPPPAPATTLQMEDLFSTHLGHASTSQTRLDSDSPVIIPGTASGSGLASTQKLPMAKVITSAQQKAGRTITARITGRSDMGQKHRICGSVAVMGVAPPMSSVIVEKHHPITQQTISQATAAKYPRTVFLASGSTTVRPAGQVGRMLQSQTHTSVQSIKVVD, from the exons ATGGAGCAACTTTGCCCTGTTTCAGAAGAGACTTCCTCACAAGAGTCCACACACGTTGCAAGAGAAATTGATGAAGCCATAGTAACTGAATTAACTGTGCCTGATGAAAAAGTTTCTCAAATAGAAAATATACTTGATCTCTGGAGTGGAAGTCTTAAG ACAAATGTTTTGAGTGaattaagaaaatggaaattaagtTTTATCGAACATCACAAGCATCAAATGagacaggaaaaagagaaacatgctGAACATGTGAAACAATTGAACAATGAGATGGAAAACCTGAAAGAGTTGCTACGTACTTATGAGATCTCTATTGGCAGAAAAGATGAG GTTATTACTAACATGACAGAAGCAttagagaggaagaaagagaaaatagagtTAATGAGAAAGTTTACACTGTGGCGGATTCAGCAAATTAAAGCTAAACAAGAG GAGTATGCAAACAGAATTGCAGATAAACAGTTCCAGACAGCTTTGAAGAAGAAAGTATGGACAGCGTGGCGCTCTCTTAGtgaagaaagatggaaagaaaaagtagctAAAGCCTGTCAGTTAAGGGCAGAAGATGTCTGTGTTCAGCTTACCAATGATTATGAAGCCAAAATTGCAGAG CTAACTGCTACTTTGGAACAAACAAAAGCTGAGATTCTGCGTCTGCACAGTGAAAAAGAGCAGTATGAAGACACTATGAAGAAAGCATTTATGCGTGGTGTTTGTGCTTTGAATCTGGAAGCAATGACCATGTTTCAAGGCAAGGACAATAGGATGGATCCCG ATGCAGGAAGTAGGAGAGAAGATAATGGTGCCATTATAGCAGGAAGGCTACCTCCTTCACAGTACAGTCCCCCTTCACCACCCCCTGCGCCAGCGACTACTCTTCAGATGGAAGACTTG TTTTCTACCCACCTGGGTCATGCAAGCACTTCTCAGACCAGGCTAGATTCTGATTCTCCAGTAATCAtccctggcacagcttcagGATCTGGACTGGCATCAACTCAAAAATTG CCCATGGCAAAAGTAATAACATCTGCTCAACAGAAAGCAGGGAGAACAATCACTGCTCGAATCACAGGCAGATCTGACATGGgacaaaaacacagaatttgTGGTAGTGTAGCAGTGATGGGAGTTGCTCCACCCATGAGTTCGGTCATTGTTGAAAAACATCATCCGATTACTCAG CAAACCATATCCCAAGCCACAGCTGCTAAATATCCTCGAACTGTGTTCCTTGCTTCGGGTTCTACAACTGTGAGACCTGCAGGACAAGTTGGGCGAATGCTTCAGAGCCAAACTCATACCAGTGTTCAGTCAATAAAAGTTGTTGACTGA
- the ANKDD1B gene encoding ankyrin repeat and death domain-containing protein 1B isoform X9: protein MLTTLKRTALHFAVARSHTSAVDFLLHHKARVDMADQHGLTVIHLAAWTGNLDIMRKLVKAGADQRAKNEEGMNALHFAAQNNSVKIIDYFLQDLHLTDLNKPDGKGRKPFLLAAERGHADMINNLIALNLFTTEKDKEGNTALHLAAKNGHSEAVKILLKYWDEINDLNENGETPFYLSVEEGNEKCAELLLEAGSNIDVLTHNNSNALQAAIQNGHQSLVTFLIDKNIDLVPKPEQKNSPLHLAVVSNHLPIVKKLLEANHDINFLNHRQETPLHLAADLGNVEMVEVLLKAGCDLKITDRHGKTALAVASRSNYALIVDMIIKAERHYAMEQAHLGHSDGWSDSDLSFKQDHSAQTKQLRSSLWNLAYNHLKPQEWKILALFWKFTDEQIKAIEEQWTGKKSYKEHGHRMLLIWLHGTLLARQNPVKHIFEDLVKAGFQHLAEKIRTESSTDTESRKCKIS, encoded by the exons catGGCCTGACAGTGATCCATCTTGCAGCTTGGACTGGAAATCTAGATATAATGAGGAAATTAGTTAAAGCTGGCGCTGATCAAAGGGCTAAGAATGAG GAAGGAATGAATGCACTGCACTTTGCAGCACAGAACAACAGTGTTAAAATAATTGATTATTTTCTCCAAGACCTTCACCTGACTGACTTGAACAAGCCTGATGGG AAAGGCAGAAAGCCATTTCTTCTGGCAGCAGAAAGAGGCCACGCTGACATGATAAATAATCTGATAGCTCTAAATCTGTTTACGACTGAAAAAGATAAG gaGGGAAACACAGCCCTACATCTGGCAGCTAAAAATGGCCACAGTGAAGCCGTAAAGATTCTGCTCAAATACTGGGATGAAATAAATGACCTCAATGAG AATGGAGAAACTCCATTTTACTTGTCTGTCGAAGAGGGTAATGAAAAATGTGCCGAACTCCTCCTGGAAGCAGGGAGTAACATCGATGTTTTAACTCAC aacaaCAGCAATGCATTGCAAGCTGCCATTCAGAACGGACATCAATCCTTGGTCACTTTTCTTATTGATAAGAACATTGATCTGGTCCCTAAACCCGAG CAGAAGAATTCCCCTCTCCATTTAGCAGTGGTCAGTAACCATCTGCCGATAGTGAAAAAGCTTTTGGAAGCGAATCATGATATAAACTTCTTAAATCAC AGGCAGGAAACTCCCCTACATCTGGCTGCTGATCTTGGCAATGTGGAGATGGTGGaagtgctgctgaaggcaggtTGTGACCTCAAGATCACAGACAGG catGGAAAAACTGCACTTGCCGTGGCTTCAAGGAGCAATTACGCCCTCATTGTAGATATGATCATTAAAGCAGAAAGGCATTATGCCATGGAACAG GCACATCTAGGTCATAGTGATGGTTGGTCAGACTCTGATTTGTCCTTCAAACAAGATCATAGTGCACAGACCAAGCAACTCCGTTCCTCCCTGTGGAATCTGGCGTACAATCATTTAAAACCCCAGGAATGGAAAATACTGGCCCTGTTCTGGAAGTTCACAGATGAGCAGATTAAAGCTATTGAGGAACAATGGACAG GGAAAAAGAGTTATAAGGAACACGGCCACAGAATGCTGCTGATCTGGTTACATGGTACTTTGCTGGCCCGTCAGAATCCTGTCAAGCATATATTCGAAGACTTGGTGAAAGCAGGATTTCAGCATTTAGCTG aaaagatCAGAACTGAAAGTAGCACTGACACAGAGtccagaaaatgcaaaatttcatGA